One genomic segment of Desulfomicrobium sp. ZS1 includes these proteins:
- a CDS encoding NUDIX hydrolase, protein MHKTRTFTIACSQCGFAVAPRNPFPTVDIVLHRAGQGILLIERRNPPHGWALPGGFIDYGESAEQAAVREALEETGLDVRLTGLLGVYSDPDRDPRFHTLSVAYMAQCDDNEIPCAGDDAKNARFFPLDALPTDMAFDHRRIIADFAKKISRSA, encoded by the coding sequence ATGCACAAAACCCGGACATTTACCATCGCCTGTTCACAGTGCGGCTTCGCGGTGGCGCCGAGAAATCCCTTTCCAACGGTGGATATTGTGCTTCACCGCGCCGGTCAGGGGATATTGCTCATCGAGCGCCGCAACCCGCCGCATGGATGGGCGCTACCCGGCGGGTTCATCGATTACGGGGAAAGCGCCGAGCAGGCTGCCGTTCGCGAGGCGCTGGAAGAGACCGGCCTCGACGTGCGTCTGACCGGGCTGCTTGGTGTTTATTCCGATCCGGATCGTGACCCGCGTTTTCATACTCTGAGCGTGGCGTACATGGCGCAGTGCGACGACAATGAGATCCCGTGCGCAGGAGACGACGCCAAAAATGCCCGGTTTTTCCCTCTGGACGCATTGCCGACTGACATGGCCTTTGATCACCGCAGAATCATTGCTGATTTTGCCAAGAAAATAAGCAGGAGCGCATGA